The sequence ATGCCAATGTTTCACTCCTGATCACCTCATCCCTTTTGACCGCACCAACATCAACTTAAAAATAACCAAGCGCTTCTCTTCCCTCCGGCGTCATCCGATCCGGCGTCCAGCGCGGTTCCCATACGAGATGCACATCCACGGATTGGATCCCGGGCTCGCCTTCCAATGCACGGTGGACGCCGCCTACGATCGCCGTATGCATCGGACAGCCGGGAGTCGTTAAGGTCATCCGTACATACACATGGCCGCCATTGATCTTCACTTCATAGATGAGTCCTAGATCGACGATATTAATCCCGAGTTCCGGGTCATAGACCTCTTTAAGCAGTTCGATAATGGTTTCTTCAGTAATGTGCTTCTCCATGGTCCATTCCTCACTTTCCAGTAAGAATTTGCAGCGTCTAACGCCCAACGGGATCGCATCCGCTGAGCAGTTCAGCCCTACTTCGTAAATACTGCAGCCAGCAAGCCGACATAGACTAACGCGCTCACAGCCAGCAAACTTCCCCCAATCGACAGGACGAGCGGAAGGTTCCAGCCGAATCCGATCAGCAGAATAAAGAGACTTACCGCAACGGCCATCAGCAGGATATTCACCTTGCGGTCATCGATCAGATCCGCCATGGTTGGAATCTTAACCTGTCCAACGCGGCTGCCGTATCGATATGTCCACCAGAGAAACGGGATGATCTTCGACAGGTATGCCATGATCGTCATGCCCACCCATCCCCAGAGATACATCCAGCCGATCACCGCGGTCATCCGCGGGCTGAGGATGAGATCAGGAAACACAGCACTTACAATCACTAACAGAACAACGATCACCGCGATGCCCTGCGCAAGCAGCCATGACCAGAGGATCCCTGCACCGGGATTGGCTTTATGCCGGGATTTGCAGATCTGTCCCAGGTGGTATACGTAGATGGTGAATCCTGCTGCAGTACAAAGCAATCCGATCCAATGTGACCAGGCAGGTGCATTCAGCAGGAAGGAAATCACCCCCATCCATACACCAGAAAATAGAAAACCCATAACCCATCTTTGCAAAACTTCAGAATGGCCGTGAGAGAGATAGAACATGGGGAAGAGTTTGTAACTGAAACCAGTGATCAGAAAACCGAACCAACCGATCGCTCCAAACCATAGATGAGCACCCAGGAGCTGATCATGAAAGGTCCCCAGCCATTCGAAGGCAAAGTTCAGACCCATCAGCATACCGGCAACCCCGGTCAACACGAGATGTCCAACGGCAATCGCACAGCTGACCGTCACGTGATTCCACAGGTTGGCGCGTGCTAAAGTCATCCCGATATTCCCCGCGAAGATCAGGATACCGAGAAAGGCGATCGTTGCGAAACCGCCGATCATCAGCACATTCATCTGCTGAAAACCGA is a genomic window of Insulibacter thermoxylanivorax containing:
- a CDS encoding metal-sulfur cluster assembly factor, with the protein product MEKHITEETIIELLKEVYDPELGINIVDLGLIYEVKINGGHVYVRMTLTTPGCPMHTAIVGGVHRALEGEPGIQSVDVHLVWEPRWTPDRMTPEGREALGYF